A genomic segment from Spinacia oleracea cultivar Varoflay chromosome 3, BTI_SOV_V1, whole genome shotgun sequence encodes:
- the LOC130469636 gene encoding uncharacterized protein, protein MRKKEYVLEEELPEEAGPEVTQAALNRWIQANKDVKCVMLASMSPELQKTFINSDAYQIISELKNMFQDQARIERFETQRLILETRLKKGEPVSPHVLKMIGLFENMRALDSDVSNEMAIDIILHSLHNGYDQFKFNYNMNSMKKSLTELHGMLKTAEKTLKQENKHDMLMVRKGKNFKKSGKNKGKKGKGKASPSSKSNGAGSGKQKRATRSPADSEYFYCKKKGHWKRDCLKKKEDEKNGNVASTSGTKEK, encoded by the exons atgaggaaaaaagaatatgtccttgaggaagagttaccggaagaggctgggccggaggtaactcaagctgcccttaatcgttggattcaggccaacaaggatgtcaaatgtgtgatgcttgcatccatgagtcctgaacttcagaaaacgttcattaactcggatgcttaccaaatcatctcggagttgaagaacatgtttcaagaccaagccagaatcgaaagattcgagactcagaggttgatccttgagactaggctcaagaaaggagaaccagtgagcccacatgttcttaaaatgattggactctttgagaacatgagagctctagattctgacgtctcaaatgaaatggctattgacatcattctccattcgcttcataatggctatgatcagttcaagtttaattacaacatgaacagcatgaagaaatctcttactgagcttcacggtatgctgaaaaccgctgaaaagacgctcaaacaagagaataagcatgatatgcttatggtgcgtaagggcaagaatttcaagaaatcaggcaagaacaagggcaagaagggtaagggcaaggcttcgccctcatccaagtccaatggcgccggttctggtaaacagaaaagggcaactcgttctcctgccgactctgaatacttctactgcaagaagaaggggcattggaagagagattgcttgaagaaaaaggaagatgagaagaacgggaacgttgcttctacttcag ggactaaggagaagtag